One Cottoperca gobio unplaced genomic scaffold, fCotGob3.1 fCotGob3_435arrow_ctg1, whole genome shotgun sequence genomic region harbors:
- the LOC115006037 gene encoding matrix metalloproteinase-24-like, with the protein MSNVRLVVLQDRWFWRLRNNKVQEGYPMQIDQFWKGLPPRIDAAYERSDGKFVFFKGDKFWVFREVTAEPGYPHSLVELGNCLPKDGIDTALRWEPVGKTYFFKGDQYWRYNEEKRTADPGYPKPITVWKGIPDAPQGAFISREGYYTFFYKGKEYWKFDNQKLTVEPGYPKSILRDWMGCDQSDMERSGSKGNRGDRQLPLDDVDIMVTINDVPTTVNAIAVVIPCILSLCILVLVYTIFQFKNKGVQQNTMTQHYYKYPVQEWV; encoded by the exons ATGTCTAACGTGCGACTCGTCGTGTTGCAGGACCGCTGGTTTTGGCGTCTGAGGAACAACAAGGTGCAGGAGGGTTACCCCATGCAGATCGATCAGTTCTGGAAGGGTCTGCCTCCTCGCATTGACGCCGCCTACGAGAGATCTGACGGGAAATTTGTCTTCTTCAAAG GCGATAAGTTCTGGGTGTTCAGGGAGGTGACGGCTGAGCCGGGTTACCCTCACAGCCTGGTGGAGCTGGGTAACTGCCTCCCCAAAGACGGCATTGACACGGCGCTGCGCTGGGAGCCGGTTGGGAAAACGTACTTCTTCAAAGGGGACCAGTACTGGCGCTACAACGAGGAGAAGCGCACGGCCGACCCGGGGTACCCCAAACCCATCACCGTGTGGAAGGGAATACCGGACGCACCGCAGGGCGCCTTCATCAGCCGCGAGGGAT ACTACACCTTCTTCTACAAAGGGAAGGAATACTGGAAGTTCGACAACCAGAAGCTGACGGTGGAACCCGGATACCCCAAGTCCATCCTGCGCGACTGGATGGGCTGCGACCAGTCTGACATGGAGCGCTCCGGCAGCAAGGGGAACCGCGGAGACCGCCAACTTCCCCTGGACGATGTGGACATCATGGTGACCATCAACGACGTCCCGACGACGGTCAACGCCATCGCCGTTGTGATCCCCTGCATTCTGTCGCTGTGCATCCTGGTGCTGGTGTACACGatatttcagtttaaaaacaaaggaGTGCAGCAGAACACCATGACGCAGCACTACTACAAATACCCTGTTCAGGAGTGGGTATGA